From Parambassis ranga chromosome 9, fParRan2.1, whole genome shotgun sequence, the proteins below share one genomic window:
- the LOC114442082 gene encoding E3 ubiquitin-protein ligase RNF165-like isoform X1, giving the protein MVLVHVGYLVLPVFGSVRNRGSHFNRQQQQQQQQHSHATSCRHFQLGPQAPLPMDFPMPHPGQPQSGINPHLAPPGHQHGPPLHPPLNPLPPPQFQDIPAPPFLPQALHQQYLLQQQILEAQHRHILPPSSRRTPERVPHQPHRLRPGYEFAPPLHVPPQPVVQQPRYLAEGTDWDLSVDAGLPPHQYHIHPLPQHYQHYLTSPRMHHFPRNNASTQVVVHEIRNYPYPQLHLLALQSLNPSRHASAVRESYEELLQLEDRLGSVNRGAVQTTIERFTFPHKYKKRIPQDLKMCLDDEELDTDEKCTICLSMLEDGEDVRRLPCMHLFHQACVDQWLATSRKCPICRVDIETQLTPDS; this is encoded by the exons ATGGTGTTAGTGCATGTCGGATATCTGGTTCTTCCCGTATTCGGCTCAGTAAGAAACAGAG GATCCCATTTCAACcggcaacagcaacagcagcagcagcagcacagccatGCTACCTCTTGCCGGCACTTCCAGTTAGGTCCTCAGGCCCCGCTGCCCATGGACTTCCCCATGCCCCACCCAGGGCAGCCCCAGTCAGGCATTAACCCCCACCTGGCCCCTCCTGGCCACCAGCATGGCCCGCCACTCCACCCTCCCCTCAATCCTTTGCCACCGCCCCAGTTCCAGGACATCCCCGCCCCTCCCTTCCTACCTCAGGCATTACACCAGCAAtacctcctccagcagcagatcCTCGAGGCCCAGCACCGACACATCCTGCCGCCCTCCAG TAGACGCACCCCAGAGAGAGTTCCTCACCAGCCCCACAGACTGCGGCCTGGCTATGAGTTTGCTCCGCCTCTGCATGTTCCTCCTCAGCCTGTGGTGCAGCAGCCCCGCTACCTGGCTGAGGGCACAGACTG ggATCTAAGTGTAGATGCTGGGCTGCCTCCCCACCAGTATCACATCCATCCGCTGCCGCAGCACTATCAGCACTACTTGACCTCTCCGAGGATGCACCACTTCCCCAGAAACAATGCCTCAACACAAGTG GTTGTCCATGAGATCAGAAACTACCCATACCCCCAGTTGCACTTGCTGGCTCTGCAGAGTCTCAACCCATCCCGGCACGCATCTGCTGTTAGAGAGAGCTATGAG gagctcctgcagctggaGGACAGATTGGGGAGTGTAAACCGTGGAGCGGTACAAACCACCATCGAGAGATTTACTTTTCCCCATAAGTACAAAAAG AGAATACCCCAGGACCTGAAGATGTGTCtggatgatgaggagctggacACAGATGAAAAGTGCACCATTTGTCTGTCGATGCTGGAGGACGGGGAGGATGTCAG GAGATTACCCTGCATGCACCTCTTTCACCAGGCGTGTGTGGACCAGTGGCTGGCCACCAGCAGGAAATGCCCTATCTGCAGAGTGGACATTGAGACTCAACTGACCCCTGACAGTTGA
- the LOC114442082 gene encoding E3 ubiquitin-protein ligase RNF165-like isoform X2: protein MVLVHVGYLVLPVFGSVRNRGSHFNRQQQQQQQQHSHATSCRHFQLGPQAPLPMDFPMPHPGQPQSGINPHLAPPGHQHGPPLHPPLNPLPPPQFQDIPAPPFLPQALHQQYLLQQQILEAQHRHILPPSRRTPERVPHQPHRLRPGYEFAPPLHVPPQPVVQQPRYLAEGTDWDLSVDAGLPPHQYHIHPLPQHYQHYLTSPRMHHFPRNNASTQVVVHEIRNYPYPQLHLLALQSLNPSRHASAVRESYEELLQLEDRLGSVNRGAVQTTIERFTFPHKYKKRIPQDLKMCLDDEELDTDEKCTICLSMLEDGEDVRRLPCMHLFHQACVDQWLATSRKCPICRVDIETQLTPDS from the exons ATGGTGTTAGTGCATGTCGGATATCTGGTTCTTCCCGTATTCGGCTCAGTAAGAAACAGAG GATCCCATTTCAACcggcaacagcaacagcagcagcagcagcacagccatGCTACCTCTTGCCGGCACTTCCAGTTAGGTCCTCAGGCCCCGCTGCCCATGGACTTCCCCATGCCCCACCCAGGGCAGCCCCAGTCAGGCATTAACCCCCACCTGGCCCCTCCTGGCCACCAGCATGGCCCGCCACTCCACCCTCCCCTCAATCCTTTGCCACCGCCCCAGTTCCAGGACATCCCCGCCCCTCCCTTCCTACCTCAGGCATTACACCAGCAAtacctcctccagcagcagatcCTCGAGGCCCAGCACCGACACATCCTGCCGCCCTCCAG ACGCACCCCAGAGAGAGTTCCTCACCAGCCCCACAGACTGCGGCCTGGCTATGAGTTTGCTCCGCCTCTGCATGTTCCTCCTCAGCCTGTGGTGCAGCAGCCCCGCTACCTGGCTGAGGGCACAGACTG ggATCTAAGTGTAGATGCTGGGCTGCCTCCCCACCAGTATCACATCCATCCGCTGCCGCAGCACTATCAGCACTACTTGACCTCTCCGAGGATGCACCACTTCCCCAGAAACAATGCCTCAACACAAGTG GTTGTCCATGAGATCAGAAACTACCCATACCCCCAGTTGCACTTGCTGGCTCTGCAGAGTCTCAACCCATCCCGGCACGCATCTGCTGTTAGAGAGAGCTATGAG gagctcctgcagctggaGGACAGATTGGGGAGTGTAAACCGTGGAGCGGTACAAACCACCATCGAGAGATTTACTTTTCCCCATAAGTACAAAAAG AGAATACCCCAGGACCTGAAGATGTGTCtggatgatgaggagctggacACAGATGAAAAGTGCACCATTTGTCTGTCGATGCTGGAGGACGGGGAGGATGTCAG GAGATTACCCTGCATGCACCTCTTTCACCAGGCGTGTGTGGACCAGTGGCTGGCCACCAGCAGGAAATGCCCTATCTGCAGAGTGGACATTGAGACTCAACTGACCCCTGACAGTTGA